One window of Mesorhizobium sp. WSM4904 genomic DNA carries:
- a CDS encoding Hsp20 family protein codes for MRNSFDFSPLFRSSIGFDRMLSALETASRIETADNWPPYDIAKTSEDDYRITMAVAGFSQDELAITQEQNMLMVSGQKAGEDKGEYLHRGIAGRAFQRRFELADHVKVVGASLVNGLLTIDLKREIPEEMKPRRIDIAADKAVPKAATKKIEEKQAA; via the coding sequence ATGAGAAACAGTTTCGACTTCTCTCCCCTGTTCCGGTCGAGCATCGGCTTTGATCGAATGCTGAGTGCGCTCGAGACGGCAAGCCGTATCGAAACCGCCGATAACTGGCCACCCTACGACATCGCTAAGACAAGCGAAGACGACTATCGCATCACCATGGCGGTGGCGGGCTTCAGCCAGGATGAACTGGCCATTACCCAGGAGCAGAATATGCTCATGGTTTCTGGTCAGAAGGCAGGCGAAGACAAAGGTGAGTACCTGCATCGCGGCATTGCCGGCCGCGCGTTTCAGCGCCGCTTCGAGCTTGCCGACCATGTCAAGGTCGTCGGTGCCAGCCTCGTCAACGGCCTACTCACGATCGATCTCAAGCGCGAGATTCCGGAAGAAATGAAGCCTCGCCGGATCGACATCGCGGCGGACAAGGCAGTGCCGAAAGCCGCGACGAAAAAGATCGAAGAGAAACAGGCCGCCTGA
- a CDS encoding acyl-CoA synthetase — MTEMPAALPRYEDAVRRFRIEDEIARLDGDPASGVNAYVECCGRYTGENRLALRAISAGGELREFSFDDLGDMSGRVGTVLKGLGVRPGDVVAGMLPRIPELVALILGVWRVGAVYQPLFTAFGPKAIEHRLSYSNAKLVVTNPANRGKLDEVENHPRIATVLAPGDALPEGDIDFRAATAAASPECEPVMRNGLDLFMMMSTSGTTGHPKGVPVPLRALLAFGAYMRDAIGLRADDIFWNIADPGWAYGLYYAITGPLQLGIATTFYEGAFNARSTYEIIERLGVTSLAGSPTAYRLLMAEGPEAASRVKGKLRVVSSAGEPLNPEVIRWFDAHLAAPIHDHYGQTENGMMVNNHHGLSHPVRAGSAGFAMPGYRMVVLDEAGNELGPNQPGVLAVDIARSPLRWFDGYHQAETPAIAGGYYRTGDTVEYEPDGSVSFIGRADDVITSAGYRIGPFDVESALIEHPAVNEAAVVGVPDPQRTEIVKAFVVLAPAYKGSEALAEELAQHVKKRLSAHSYPREVEFVAELPKTPSGKIQRFLLRKAEVEKRKG; from the coding sequence ATGACCGAAATGCCGGCAGCGCTGCCGCGCTATGAGGACGCCGTGCGGCGCTTCCGCATCGAAGACGAGATCGCAAGGCTCGACGGCGATCCGGCGAGCGGCGTCAACGCCTATGTCGAATGCTGCGGCCGCTACACAGGCGAAAACCGGCTGGCGCTGCGCGCGATCTCGGCCGGCGGCGAGTTGCGCGAATTCAGCTTCGACGATCTCGGCGACATGTCGGGCCGCGTCGGCACCGTGCTGAAGGGCCTCGGCGTGCGCCCCGGCGATGTCGTTGCCGGCATGCTGCCGCGCATCCCCGAACTGGTGGCGCTGATCCTCGGCGTGTGGCGCGTCGGCGCGGTCTACCAGCCGCTGTTCACCGCTTTCGGGCCGAAGGCCATCGAGCATCGGCTGAGCTACAGCAATGCGAAGCTGGTGGTGACCAACCCCGCAAACCGCGGCAAGCTCGACGAGGTGGAAAACCATCCGCGCATCGCCACCGTCCTCGCTCCCGGCGACGCCCTGCCCGAGGGCGATATCGATTTCCGCGCAGCAACCGCCGCCGCCTCCCCCGAGTGCGAGCCGGTGATGCGCAATGGCTTGGACCTGTTCATGATGATGTCGACCTCCGGCACGACCGGGCACCCGAAAGGCGTGCCGGTGCCGCTCCGCGCGCTGCTTGCGTTTGGCGCCTATATGCGTGACGCGATCGGGCTGCGCGCCGACGACATCTTCTGGAACATCGCCGATCCCGGCTGGGCCTATGGACTCTACTACGCCATCACCGGGCCGCTCCAGCTCGGCATCGCCACCACCTTCTACGAAGGCGCCTTCAACGCCAGAAGCACCTACGAGATCATCGAACGACTGGGGGTGACCAGTCTCGCCGGCTCGCCCACTGCCTATCGTCTGCTGATGGCGGAAGGGCCAGAGGCGGCCAGCCGCGTCAAGGGCAAGCTGCGCGTGGTGAGCAGCGCCGGCGAGCCGCTCAACCCGGAAGTGATCCGCTGGTTCGACGCCCATCTCGCCGCGCCCATCCACGACCATTACGGCCAGACCGAGAACGGCATGATGGTGAACAACCATCATGGGCTCAGCCATCCTGTCCGCGCGGGCTCGGCCGGCTTCGCCATGCCGGGCTACCGCATGGTGGTGCTGGACGAAGCCGGCAACGAGCTCGGTCCCAACCAGCCGGGCGTGCTGGCGGTCGATATCGCCAGGTCGCCGCTGCGGTGGTTCGACGGCTACCATCAGGCGGAGACGCCGGCCATCGCCGGCGGCTACTATCGCACGGGCGACACGGTGGAATACGAGCCGGACGGCTCGGTCTCCTTCATCGGCCGCGCCGACGACGTCATCACCTCGGCCGGCTACCGCATCGGGCCGTTCGATGTCGAAAGCGCGCTGATCGAGCATCCGGCGGTCAACGAGGCGGCGGTGGTCGGCGTGCCCGACCCGCAGCGCACCGAGATCGTCAAGGCCTTCGTGGTGCTGGCGCCGGCCTACAAGGGCAGCGAGGCACTCGCCGAGGAGCTTGCCCAACATGTCAAGAAGCGGCTCTCGGCGCATTCCTATCCGCGCGAGGTCGAGTTCGTCGCCGAACTGCCGAAGACGCCGAGCGGCAAGATCCAGCGGTTCCTGCTGAGGAAGGCGGAGGTGGAGAAGCGGAAGGGGTGA
- a CDS encoding helix-turn-helix transcriptional regulator translates to MLERAAEADRRKELGRFLRAMRERVEPSRHGISTGTRRRASGLLREEVALLAGISATWYTWLEQGRNANPSAQVLNALADVLKLLPIEREHLFKLAKPEWLPEASPAGNPSPEPWIAGLLATLLPNPAYALNRAWDFIGWNDEAASLFGGFDPDDPAKRNLLKRLFLDPAWRQLFADWEVVARSAIAQFRAATVGYAAAPDIRAVLDPLRALSPEFAQQWAEMRVEEAPIWSKGLVGPSGEVATYDYFMLTPAGVGKEMTISLYRKRV, encoded by the coding sequence ATGCTGGAACGAGCGGCCGAGGCCGACAGGCGCAAGGAGCTCGGCCGCTTCCTGCGCGCCATGCGCGAGCGGGTGGAACCTTCGCGGCACGGCATCAGCACCGGCACGCGCAGGCGGGCTTCCGGCCTGCTGCGGGAGGAGGTGGCGCTGCTCGCCGGCATCAGCGCCACCTGGTACACGTGGCTGGAACAGGGACGTAACGCCAATCCCTCCGCGCAGGTGCTCAATGCGCTCGCCGATGTTCTGAAGCTCCTGCCGATCGAGCGCGAGCACCTATTCAAGCTCGCGAAGCCGGAATGGCTGCCCGAGGCTTCGCCGGCGGGCAACCCCTCGCCCGAGCCGTGGATAGCCGGCCTGCTTGCGACGCTCTTGCCCAACCCGGCCTATGCGCTGAACCGCGCCTGGGATTTCATCGGCTGGAACGACGAGGCGGCAAGCCTGTTCGGTGGGTTCGACCCGGACGATCCGGCGAAGCGCAACCTGCTCAAGCGGCTCTTCCTCGATCCCGCCTGGCGCCAGCTGTTCGCCGACTGGGAGGTGGTGGCGCGCTCGGCGATCGCGCAGTTCCGCGCGGCGACGGTCGGCTACGCGGCGGCTCCCGACATCCGCGCCGTGCTCGATCCGCTCAGGGCGCTCAGCCCGGAGTTCGCGCAGCAGTGGGCCGAGATGCGGGTGGAAGAGGCGCCGATCTGGTCGAAGGGGCTGGTCGGGCCGTCGGGCGAAGTCGCGACCTATGATTACTTCATGCTGACGCCCGCGGGTGTCGGCAAGGAGATGACGATCAGCCTCTACCGGAAGCGTGTGTAG
- a CDS encoding Hsp20/alpha crystallin family protein, whose protein sequence is MSVRDLIPWGRSNGNQLPSVFRDGERDPFLSLHREVNRLFDDVFRGFGPGIPSLGGVSALGGGWPSVEISDNEKEIRVAAEVPGLEEQDIEVLLDDGVLTLKGEKRSETLDKERQFSERVYGRFERRIPLGYEIEEDKIDARFKNGVLTVTLPKTAKAQSQAKRIEIKS, encoded by the coding sequence ATGAGTGTCCGTGATCTGATTCCCTGGGGCCGAAGCAATGGCAACCAGCTACCGAGTGTCTTTCGTGATGGCGAACGCGATCCGTTCCTGTCGCTGCATCGCGAGGTGAATCGGCTGTTCGACGACGTCTTCCGCGGCTTCGGCCCCGGCATCCCGTCGCTGGGCGGCGTCTCGGCCCTCGGTGGCGGCTGGCCGAGCGTCGAGATCTCCGACAACGAGAAGGAGATCAGGGTGGCGGCCGAAGTGCCAGGCCTGGAGGAGCAGGACATCGAGGTCCTGCTCGATGACGGCGTGCTGACGCTGAAGGGCGAAAAGCGCTCTGAGACGTTGGACAAGGAACGGCAGTTCTCGGAGCGCGTCTATGGTCGCTTCGAGCGTCGCATCCCGCTGGGCTATGAGATCGAAGAAGACAAGATCGATGCTCGCTTCAAGAACGGTGTGCTGACGGTTACGCTGCCCAAGACCGCGAAGGCGCAGTCGCAGGCCAAGCGTATCGAAATCAAGAGCTGA
- the groES gene encoding co-chaperone GroES — protein MKFHPLHDRVLVRRVEAEEKTAGGIIIPDTAKEKPQQGEIIAVGPGARDESGKLVALDVKVGDRILFGKWTGTEIKLDGEDLLIMKESDVMGVIEQTSALGKAA, from the coding sequence ATGAAGTTCCATCCATTGCATGACCGTGTTCTGGTCCGCCGCGTCGAGGCAGAGGAGAAGACGGCCGGCGGCATCATCATCCCCGACACAGCCAAGGAAAAACCGCAGCAAGGCGAGATCATCGCCGTCGGTCCCGGCGCCCGCGACGAAAGCGGCAAGCTCGTCGCCCTCGACGTCAAGGTCGGCGACCGCATCCTGTTCGGTAAGTGGACCGGCACCGAGATCAAACTCGACGGCGAAGACCTGCTCATCATGAAGGAAAGCGACGTGATGGGTGTGATCGAACAGACATCCGCGCTCGGAAAAGCGGCCTGA
- a CDS encoding VOC family protein, translated as MNALKNIRNIDYTVIFARDMKAMRGFYEDIMGFPVHSTLGEGWTAYQVGSCLLALTKRGVMFDDAPAPAGALSLQLAFRVAPADVDQCARALREKGVAIEMEPTDQPWGHRTLFFRDPDGNVLEIYAEI; from the coding sequence ATGAATGCGCTGAAAAACATCAGGAACATCGACTACACCGTCATCTTCGCCCGCGACATGAAAGCGATGCGCGGCTTCTACGAGGACATTATGGGCTTTCCCGTCCATTCGACCCTGGGCGAGGGCTGGACCGCCTACCAGGTCGGCTCCTGCCTGCTGGCGCTGACGAAGCGCGGCGTGATGTTCGACGATGCGCCGGCGCCGGCGGGCGCGCTGTCGCTGCAGCTCGCCTTCCGCGTCGCGCCGGCCGATGTCGACCAATGCGCCAGGGCCCTGCGGGAGAAGGGCGTCGCCATCGAGATGGAGCCGACCGACCAGCCCTGGGGCCACCGCACGCTGTTCTTCCGCGATCCCGACGGGAACGTGCTGGAGATCTACGCGGAGATTTAG